The Spodoptera frugiperda isolate SF20-4 chromosome 2, AGI-APGP_CSIRO_Sfru_2.0, whole genome shotgun sequence genome has a window encoding:
- the LOC118268739 gene encoding COP9 signalosome complex subunit 7b — protein MNPMSMDRDEPSSLLSFSTNHPLEQFVLLAKGAKGSACAELIKQVLEAPGVHVFGELLEMPNIKELETGPYATHLKTLNLFAYGTYKDYLENKSEYLELTPAQCKKLQHLTIATLATQEKCIPYSVLLKELDIKNVRDLEDLIIEAIYADIIHGKLDQECKRVEVDVALGRDARLEDASSIADVLADWCNACEAVLNSVDRHIQRANHHKQRAIRHQQNIDQEIQYIKKTLKSQVENDESAAGGGSETHSAPKKNSGKGKTPRNAAKFWQKNT, from the exons ATGAACCCGATGTCAATGGACAGAGATGAACCTTCTTCGTTGTTATCTTTTTCGACGAACCATCCTTTGGAACAGTTTGTGTTGTTGGCGAAGGGAGCCAAGGGATCAGCATGTGCGGAGCTTATCAAACAGGTGTTAGAAGCACCAGGCGTCCACGTATTTGGAGAGCTTCTTGAAATGCCGAATATCAAAGAG TTGGAAACTGGACCATACGCCACTCATCTGAAGACTCTAAATCTATTTGCTTATGGCACATATAAAGACTACTTGGAGAATAAGTCTGAATATTTGGAGCTGACTCCAGCTCAGTGTAAGAAATTGCAACACTTGACCATTGCTACGCTGGCAACACAGGAGAAATGCATCCCTTATAGCGTGTTACTCAAAGAAttagatattaaaaatgtgagAGATTTGGAGGATCTTATTATAGAAGCTATTTACGCAG ATATAATCCATGGCAAGTTAGATCAGGAATGTAAACGAGTGGAAGTCGATGTCGCGTTAGGTCGAGATGCTCGCCTTGAGGATGCGTCTTCCATTGCCGATGTTCTTGCAGACTGGTGTAATGCTTGCGAAGCTGTTCTCAATTCTGTTGACAGACATATACAGAGAGCCAATCACCATAAACAAAGAGCTATTAGACATCAACAAAATATTGATCAGGag attcagtacattaaaaaaacgttgaaaTCGCAAGTAGAAAACGACGAGTCTGCTGCTGGTGGTGGTAGTGAGACCCATTCCGCGCCGAAGAAGAATTCTGGCAAAGGCAAGACTCCTCGCAATGCCGCCAAGTTCTGGCAGAAAAACACATAA